A single Cryptosporangium minutisporangium DNA region contains:
- a CDS encoding aldehyde dehydrogenase family protein, with the protein MFEYAPAPESRDVVSLRPSYGLFINGEFTDGSGVFKTVNPADEEVLAEVAEAGAADVDRAVAAARKAFDTVWGPMPGKERGKYLFRIARLLQERAREFAVLESLDNGKPIRESRDVDLPLVAAHFFYYAGWADKLSYAGLGPEPRPLGVAGQVIPWNFPLLMLAWKIAPALATGNTVVLKPAETTPLTALLFAEVCRQAELPPGVVNIVTGAGETGRALVAHPGIDKVAFTGSTDVGREIARAIAGSGKRLTLELGGKAANIVFDDAPIDQAIEGIVDGIFFNQGHVCCAGSRLLVQESVADEVLSALRRRMATLRVGDPLDKNTDVGAVNSAAQLERIRELSAAGEAEGAERWSPPCELPDRGFWFAPTVFTGVSQAHRIAREEIFGPVLSVLTFRTPAEAVEKANNTPYGLSAGIWTEKGSRILWMADKLRAGVVWANTFNQFDPASPFGGYKESGYGREGGRHGLEAYVR; encoded by the coding sequence ATGTTCGAGTACGCACCCGCCCCCGAATCGCGCGACGTCGTCAGCCTGCGCCCCTCCTACGGGCTGTTCATCAACGGCGAGTTCACCGACGGCAGCGGCGTCTTCAAGACCGTGAACCCGGCGGACGAGGAGGTGCTGGCCGAGGTCGCCGAGGCCGGTGCCGCCGATGTCGACCGAGCCGTGGCCGCCGCCCGGAAGGCGTTCGACACCGTCTGGGGTCCGATGCCCGGCAAGGAGCGGGGTAAGTACCTGTTCCGGATCGCTCGGCTGCTGCAGGAGCGGGCCCGCGAGTTCGCGGTGCTGGAGTCGCTCGACAACGGCAAGCCGATCCGCGAGTCCCGCGACGTCGACCTGCCGCTGGTCGCCGCGCACTTCTTCTACTACGCGGGCTGGGCCGACAAGCTGTCCTACGCCGGGCTGGGGCCAGAGCCACGCCCGCTCGGCGTGGCCGGGCAGGTCATCCCCTGGAACTTCCCGCTGCTGATGCTGGCGTGGAAGATCGCGCCGGCGCTGGCCACCGGCAACACCGTCGTGCTCAAGCCGGCCGAGACCACGCCGCTGACCGCGCTGCTGTTCGCGGAGGTCTGCCGACAGGCCGAGCTGCCGCCGGGCGTCGTCAACATCGTGACCGGGGCGGGAGAGACCGGGCGGGCGCTGGTCGCACATCCGGGCATCGACAAGGTTGCCTTCACCGGCTCCACCGACGTGGGCCGGGAGATCGCCCGGGCGATCGCGGGCTCCGGCAAGCGGCTCACGCTCGAGCTCGGCGGCAAGGCCGCGAACATCGTCTTCGACGACGCGCCGATCGACCAGGCGATCGAGGGCATCGTCGACGGGATCTTCTTCAACCAGGGGCACGTGTGCTGCGCCGGGTCTCGGCTGCTGGTCCAGGAGTCGGTGGCCGACGAGGTGCTGAGCGCGCTTCGGCGGCGGATGGCGACGCTCCGGGTCGGTGACCCGCTGGACAAGAACACCGACGTCGGGGCGGTCAACTCCGCGGCGCAGCTGGAGCGGATCCGCGAGCTGTCCGCGGCCGGCGAGGCGGAGGGGGCCGAGCGCTGGTCGCCGCCGTGCGAGCTGCCCGACCGCGGGTTCTGGTTCGCGCCGACGGTGTTCACCGGGGTCTCGCAGGCCCACCGGATCGCCCGCGAGGAGATCTTCGGCCCGGTGCTGTCCGTGCTGACGTTCCGGACGCCCGCCGAGGCCGTCGAGAAGGCCAACAACACGCCGTACGGGCTCTCCGCTGGTATCTGGACCGAGAAGGGCTCCCGGATCCTCTGGATGGCCGACAAGCTGCGCGCCGGCGTGGTCTGGGCCAACACGTTCAACCAGTTCGACCCGGCGTCGCCGTTCGGCGGCTACAAGGAGTCCGGTTACGGCCGCGAGGGCGGCCGCCACGGCCTGGAGGCCTACGTCCGATGA
- the deoC gene encoding deoxyribose-phosphate aldolase: MSVTAPAQVPVSGASDSVDNADALRDVTRSEAALRRFLHGLPGVDEVGAKTRAARLGTRSIKASSKVYALDLAIRMIDLTTLEGSDTPGKVRALCAKALHPGDDAPPVAAVCVYGDRVPEAVDALKGSGVHVAAVATAFPSGRAPREVKLADTRAAVAAGADEIDMVIDRGAFLSGRYGQVFEEIVATKRACGDAHLKVILETGELVTYDNVRRASWLAMLAGADFIKTSTGKISPAATLPVTLVMLEACRDFRVATGRQVGMKPAGGIRTAKDAIKYLVMVNEITGPDWLDPDWFRFGASSLLNDVLLQRRKIATGHYAGSDHVTLD; this comes from the coding sequence ATGTCCGTCACCGCACCGGCCCAGGTTCCCGTGTCCGGGGCGTCCGACAGTGTCGACAACGCCGATGCGCTCCGCGACGTCACCCGCTCGGAGGCGGCGCTCCGCCGCTTCCTGCACGGCCTTCCCGGCGTCGACGAGGTCGGCGCGAAGACCCGCGCCGCCCGCCTCGGCACCCGCTCGATCAAGGCGTCGTCCAAGGTCTACGCGCTCGACCTGGCGATCCGGATGATCGACCTGACCACGCTGGAAGGCTCCGATACGCCCGGCAAGGTTCGGGCGCTCTGCGCCAAGGCGCTGCACCCGGGCGACGACGCCCCACCGGTGGCCGCGGTCTGCGTCTACGGCGACCGGGTTCCGGAGGCCGTGGACGCGCTGAAGGGCTCCGGCGTCCACGTCGCCGCCGTCGCCACCGCGTTCCCGTCCGGCCGGGCACCGCGCGAGGTCAAACTCGCCGACACCCGGGCCGCGGTCGCGGCCGGCGCCGACGAGATCGACATGGTGATCGACCGGGGCGCGTTCCTCTCCGGCCGCTACGGCCAGGTGTTCGAGGAGATCGTCGCGACGAAGCGGGCCTGCGGCGACGCCCACCTCAAGGTGATCCTGGAGACCGGCGAGCTGGTCACCTACGACAACGTCCGCCGGGCGTCCTGGTTGGCGATGCTCGCCGGGGCCGACTTCATCAAGACGTCCACCGGCAAGATCTCACCCGCGGCGACGCTGCCGGTGACGCTGGTGATGCTCGAGGCGTGCCGGGACTTCCGGGTCGCCACCGGCCGCCAGGTGGGCATGAAACCCGCCGGCGGCATCCGCACCGCCAAGGACGCGATCAAGTACCTGGTGATGGTCAACGAGATCACCGGCCCCGACTGGCTCGACCCCGACTGGTTCCGGTTCGGTGCGTCCAGCCTGCTCAACGACGTCCTGCTGCAGCGCCGCAAGATCGCCACCGGCCACTACGCCGGCTCCGACCACGTGACCCTGGACTGA
- a CDS encoding glycosyltransferase, whose amino-acid sequence MADRSDLPRTRGERLRIAHFSDTFLPRRDGVITSIRTLAGALAARGHESVLFAPGYPAATPVGFPVVGLPSMPCGVADLRLATWPRSRYVEWVADAAPDVVHVHTPGPAGLLGVLAAQRLGLPLVQTYHTDLHAYLEAYRIPTTALRVMRAAYARRLGVGTSWPPRRALRIVRGAAGAWRSERRSATRCRLLDAANTAFFGDTDVVVVPTAAVLRRSALPVDPARIVSVPTGVAPRAVAADAGPAFRQRHRIPSDAPLVLFVGRVNREKNVEALLAAVAAVARSVPAVRLALVGAVYEQRWLAGLLRTHGVGDRVVVTGQLPAASVAEAYAAADVFGFPSLTDTQGLVLQEAALAGVPVVMADSVLHAHGPLGGAAVCAPGDGFAAGLTALLTDPELASRTAAAGRMAALRHTPEAYGSAIEAVYHRARASRRAVDVPGSASRAGLVLRASA is encoded by the coding sequence ATGGCCGACCGGAGCGATCTTCCGCGGACGCGCGGGGAGCGGCTTCGTATCGCGCACTTCTCCGACACGTTCCTCCCACGGCGCGACGGCGTCATCACCTCGATCCGGACGCTCGCGGGTGCGCTCGCCGCACGAGGGCACGAGAGCGTGCTGTTCGCGCCCGGGTACCCCGCCGCGACGCCGGTCGGCTTCCCGGTCGTCGGGCTGCCGTCGATGCCCTGCGGAGTGGCCGATCTCCGGCTGGCGACCTGGCCGCGATCCCGCTACGTGGAGTGGGTGGCCGACGCCGCACCCGACGTCGTGCACGTCCACACGCCCGGCCCGGCCGGACTGCTCGGCGTGCTGGCCGCGCAGCGACTCGGCCTGCCGCTGGTGCAGACGTACCACACGGACCTGCACGCCTACCTGGAGGCGTACCGGATCCCCACGACCGCGCTGCGGGTGATGCGGGCTGCCTACGCGCGTCGGCTCGGCGTCGGCACGTCCTGGCCGCCCCGCCGGGCGCTGCGGATCGTGCGCGGCGCGGCCGGTGCGTGGCGTTCGGAGCGTCGGTCGGCGACCCGCTGCCGGTTACTCGACGCGGCCAACACCGCGTTCTTCGGGGACACGGACGTCGTCGTGGTACCGACCGCCGCGGTGCTGCGACGCTCGGCGCTGCCGGTCGATCCGGCGCGGATCGTCTCGGTGCCGACCGGGGTCGCGCCCCGGGCGGTGGCCGCCGACGCCGGCCCGGCGTTCCGGCAACGGCACCGGATTCCGTCGGACGCTCCGCTCGTGCTGTTCGTGGGCCGGGTGAACCGTGAGAAGAACGTCGAGGCCTTGCTGGCGGCGGTGGCGGCGGTGGCGAGGTCGGTGCCGGCCGTGCGGCTCGCGCTGGTCGGTGCGGTGTACGAGCAGCGGTGGCTCGCCGGGCTGCTGCGGACGCACGGCGTCGGGGATCGGGTGGTGGTAACCGGGCAGCTTCCGGCCGCCTCGGTCGCGGAGGCGTACGCCGCCGCCGACGTGTTCGGGTTCCCGTCCCTCACCGACACCCAGGGGCTGGTGCTGCAGGAGGCCGCGCTGGCCGGGGTGCCCGTGGTCATGGCGGACTCCGTCCTGCACGCGCACGGACCGCTGGGCGGCGCTGCGGTGTGCGCGCCGGGGGACGGGTTCGCGGCCGGGCTCACCGCGCTGCTCACCGATCCGGAGTTGGCGTCGCGGACGGCGGCAGCGGGCCGGATGGCGGCGCTGCGCCACACGCCGGAGGCGTACGGCTCCGCGATCGAGGCCGTCTACCACCGCGCCCGGGCCTCCCGGCGGGCAGTCGACGTGCCCGGGTCGGCCTCGCGGGCGGGGCTGGTGCTCCGCGCCAGCGCCTGA
- the upp gene encoding uracil phosphoribosyltransferase: MRDARTEPAVFRAALRELTLMLVYEATRGIEIEKYPIHTPVARTTGTRLGNPPLLVPVLRAGLGMAEAAFGLLPEASMGFVGLARDEETFQPRAYMESLPENLTGRPVFVLDPMLATGGSLQHCVGLLTQRGATDVTVICALAAPEGLRRLEEAQLPIRVVTASIDERLNDSAYIVPGLGDAGDRQFGSV; encoded by the coding sequence ATGCGCGACGCCCGCACCGAGCCGGCGGTCTTCCGAGCCGCGCTCCGTGAGCTGACCCTGATGCTGGTCTACGAGGCCACTCGCGGCATCGAGATCGAGAAGTACCCGATCCACACCCCGGTGGCCCGCACCACCGGCACCCGGCTGGGCAACCCGCCGCTGCTCGTCCCGGTGCTCCGCGCCGGCCTCGGGATGGCCGAGGCGGCGTTCGGGCTGCTGCCCGAGGCGTCGATGGGCTTCGTCGGGCTGGCGCGGGACGAGGAGACGTTCCAGCCGCGGGCCTACATGGAGTCGCTGCCGGAGAACCTCACCGGCCGGCCGGTGTTCGTGCTCGACCCGATGCTGGCCACCGGCGGCTCGCTGCAGCACTGCGTCGGCCTGCTCACCCAGCGGGGCGCCACCGACGTAACGGTGATCTGCGCACTGGCCGCGCCGGAGGGGCTGCGCCGTCTGGAGGAGGCCCAGCTGCCGATCCGGGTGGTCACGGCCAGCATCGACGAGCGGCTGAACGACTCGGCGTACATCGTCCCGGGCCTCGGCGACGCGGGCGACCGCCAGTTCGGCTCGGTCTGA
- a CDS encoding phospho-sugar mutase, with product MTETSGWTGPEVAALRHRAELWIADDPDPVTRAELQAVLSGFPGTLDDLADRFAGPLTFGTAGLRGPVRAGPNGMNRAVVRAAAAGLCAYLDDHRADGAVVIGYDARRGSAAFAAETAAVVTGGGRAALLLPRPLPTPVLAYAVHRLDAAAGVMVTASHNPPGDNGYKVYLSDGAQIVPPADREIEERIRAVEQLGTVPLGTAAQQVDERLVTEYIAATVQAVVGADPDADARRAALRVAYTPLHGVGREVLEQAFAAAGFAAPAVVPSQAEPDPAFPTVAFPNPEEPGAVDELLALAASVGADIAIANDPDADRCAVAVPSPSGWRLLHGDEVGVLLADALLRHGVKGTFATTIVSSSLLGTLAPARGARAAETLTGFKWIVRAADDLAYGYEEALGYAVAPDVVRDKDGIGAALAIADLAAELKARGRTLTDRLDELAMEFGLHATTQLSVRVDDLREIAAAMGRIRSGTPETLLGREVTEVHDRLPSADVLTLRAPGVRVVVRPSGTEPKLKAYLEVVEPVSAGVDTARDVAASHLAALRSEVAAVLGLR from the coding sequence ATGACCGAAACGTCCGGCTGGACGGGCCCCGAGGTAGCCGCGCTGCGCCATCGCGCCGAACTGTGGATCGCGGACGATCCCGATCCGGTCACTCGCGCCGAACTCCAAGCGGTGCTCTCCGGATTCCCCGGCACGCTCGACGACCTCGCCGATCGCTTCGCCGGTCCGCTCACGTTCGGCACCGCGGGCCTACGCGGCCCGGTGCGGGCCGGGCCGAACGGCATGAACCGTGCGGTCGTGCGCGCGGCCGCGGCGGGTCTCTGCGCCTATCTGGACGACCACCGCGCCGACGGTGCCGTGGTGATCGGATACGACGCCCGCCGGGGCAGCGCGGCCTTCGCGGCCGAGACGGCTGCGGTGGTCACCGGCGGGGGCCGGGCGGCCCTCCTGCTGCCGCGGCCACTGCCGACGCCGGTGCTCGCGTACGCGGTCCACCGACTGGACGCCGCGGCCGGCGTCATGGTCACCGCCAGCCACAACCCGCCGGGCGACAACGGCTACAAGGTCTACCTGTCGGACGGTGCGCAGATCGTGCCGCCCGCGGACCGGGAGATCGAGGAGCGGATCCGGGCCGTCGAACAGCTCGGAACGGTGCCGCTCGGCACGGCCGCGCAGCAGGTGGACGAACGGCTGGTGACGGAGTACATCGCGGCGACCGTGCAGGCCGTGGTGGGCGCCGACCCCGACGCGGACGCCCGACGCGCGGCGCTCCGGGTCGCGTACACACCCCTGCACGGCGTCGGCCGGGAGGTGCTGGAACAGGCGTTCGCGGCGGCCGGGTTCGCCGCGCCCGCGGTCGTGCCGTCGCAGGCCGAGCCCGATCCGGCGTTCCCCACCGTCGCGTTCCCCAATCCGGAGGAGCCCGGCGCGGTCGACGAGCTGCTCGCGCTGGCCGCGTCGGTGGGCGCCGACATCGCGATCGCCAACGACCCGGACGCCGACCGGTGCGCGGTCGCGGTGCCGTCGCCGTCGGGATGGCGGCTGCTGCACGGCGACGAGGTCGGAGTCCTGCTGGCGGACGCGCTGCTGCGGCACGGCGTCAAGGGCACGTTCGCGACGACGATCGTGTCGTCCTCGCTACTCGGAACCCTGGCGCCGGCCAGGGGCGCGCGGGCGGCCGAGACGCTGACCGGCTTCAAGTGGATCGTCCGCGCCGCCGACGACCTGGCGTACGGCTACGAGGAGGCGCTGGGGTACGCGGTCGCACCGGACGTCGTCCGGGACAAGGACGGGATCGGTGCGGCGCTCGCGATCGCCGACCTGGCGGCCGAGCTGAAGGCCCGCGGACGGACGCTGACCGACCGGCTCGACGAGCTCGCGATGGAGTTCGGATTGCACGCGACGACGCAGCTGTCGGTGCGGGTCGACGACCTGCGGGAGATCGCGGCCGCGATGGGCCGGATCCGTTCCGGCACCCCCGAGACGCTGCTCGGTCGGGAGGTCACCGAGGTGCACGACCGGCTGCCGTCCGCGGACGTGCTGACGCTGCGCGCGCCGGGGGTGCGGGTGGTCGTCCGTCCGTCCGGTACGGAGCCGAAGCTCAAGGCGTACCTGGAGGTCGTGGAGCCGGTATCGGCAGGAGTGGACACCGCACGGGACGTTGCCGCTTCCCATCTGGCGGCGCTCCGCTCCGAGGTGGCCGCCGTCCTAGGCCTCCGCTAG
- a CDS encoding AMP-binding protein, producing the protein MTPTSAGSAFRAARNFLLETATDYGQAINQFVWPRFTAFNWALDWFDDILATEHANDRALWIVDATGAERCWTFAELSARSSQAAGWLRDQGVRRGDRVLVQLGNQVELWETLLALMKLGAIAVPTSPLLPPVDVAGRVVRADVGHLVVRADRTGGLGSLPPGLTRIAVGRPIDGWLRYDDNRHAPASFEPDDATLADDPLLILFTPGTTGRAKAIVHTHVSYPVGHLTTMYWVGLRPGDVHLSVSSPGWTKHLCGNVFTPWNAAACVLVYAAPQPSPDTLLGLAERCGVTTMCAPPKAWRTLAATDLVSWRKRLPKLRELVTISEPVSPAVVHRIRRAWGLTVREGYGQSEATALVAHTPEQPVTLGALGRPLPGCPVVLIDPVSGYPAAPGEEGEICLDLARRPVGLMSRYLDAVEPIIAGRDTVPTGRFDRAPDRRYYRTGDVAVADELGFLRYLGRVEDVFSSADHRISPVELEGVLVEHEAVGEAAVVPTPDTTETLPKAYIDLAAGYRPGPETARAILRFARSHLPPYQRVRRVEFGPLPRTVSGKVRRTELRERERGSHRRPHEYREEDFPDL; encoded by the coding sequence GTGACCCCGACTAGCGCCGGCTCGGCCTTCCGGGCCGCGCGGAACTTCCTCCTCGAAACGGCCACTGACTACGGGCAGGCGATCAATCAGTTCGTCTGGCCCCGTTTCACCGCGTTCAACTGGGCGCTGGACTGGTTCGACGACATCCTCGCTACCGAACATGCCAACGACCGTGCGCTGTGGATCGTGGACGCCACCGGCGCCGAACGGTGCTGGACGTTCGCCGAGCTGTCGGCGCGTTCCAGCCAGGCGGCCGGATGGCTGCGCGACCAGGGCGTGCGGCGCGGCGACCGGGTGCTGGTGCAGCTCGGTAATCAGGTCGAACTCTGGGAGACGCTGCTCGCGCTGATGAAGCTGGGCGCGATCGCGGTGCCGACGTCGCCGTTGCTGCCGCCGGTCGACGTCGCCGGGCGGGTGGTCCGCGCCGACGTCGGCCACCTGGTCGTGCGCGCAGACCGGACCGGCGGACTGGGCTCCCTGCCGCCGGGCCTCACCCGGATCGCCGTCGGTCGGCCGATCGACGGATGGCTGCGCTACGACGACAACCGACACGCGCCCGCGTCGTTCGAGCCGGACGACGCGACGCTCGCCGACGACCCGCTGCTGATCCTGTTCACGCCGGGCACCACCGGGCGGGCGAAGGCGATCGTGCACACCCACGTCTCGTACCCGGTCGGGCACCTGACCACGATGTACTGGGTCGGCCTCCGCCCGGGCGACGTCCACCTGAGCGTCTCGTCGCCGGGGTGGACCAAGCACCTCTGCGGGAACGTGTTCACGCCGTGGAACGCGGCCGCCTGCGTCCTGGTGTACGCGGCGCCACAGCCGTCGCCCGACACGCTGCTGGGCTTGGCGGAGCGGTGCGGGGTCACGACGATGTGCGCTCCGCCGAAAGCCTGGCGGACGCTCGCCGCGACCGACCTGGTGAGCTGGCGGAAGCGCCTGCCGAAGCTGCGCGAGCTGGTGACGATCAGCGAGCCGGTGAGCCCGGCGGTCGTGCACCGGATCCGCCGTGCCTGGGGCCTCACCGTGCGCGAAGGCTACGGGCAATCGGAGGCGACCGCCCTGGTGGCGCACACCCCCGAACAGCCGGTCACGCTGGGGGCGCTGGGGCGGCCGCTCCCGGGTTGCCCGGTGGTGCTGATCGACCCGGTGAGCGGCTACCCGGCTGCGCCGGGCGAGGAAGGCGAGATCTGCCTGGATCTGGCGCGGCGTCCGGTGGGGCTGATGTCCAGGTATCTCGACGCCGTCGAGCCGATCATCGCGGGTCGCGACACAGTGCCGACCGGGCGGTTCGACCGCGCGCCGGACCGGCGCTACTACCGCACCGGGGACGTGGCCGTCGCCGACGAACTGGGCTTCCTGCGCTATCTGGGCCGCGTCGAGGACGTGTTCTCCAGCGCCGACCACCGCATCTCACCGGTCGAGCTGGAGGGTGTGCTGGTGGAGCACGAAGCGGTGGGGGAGGCGGCGGTCGTGCCGACACCCGACACCACGGAGACGTTGCCGAAGGCGTACATCGACCTGGCCGCCGGGTACCGACCCGGCCCGGAGACCGCACGGGCGATCCTCCGGTTCGCCCGCTCGCACCTCCCGCCGTACCAGCGCGTCCGGCGAGTGGAGTTCGGGCCGCTACCGCGCACGGTCTCCGGCAAGGTGCGCCGGACCGAGCTCCGCGAGCGCGAACGCGGCAGCCACCGCCGCCCCCACGAATACCGAGAAGAAGACTTCCCAGACTTGTGA
- a CDS encoding purine-nucleoside phosphorylase, with amino-acid sequence MTTDPSSPEFLAASAATALGEATGVRQYDVALVLGSGWAPAADQIGEANAEIPLDHLTGFTPPSAVGHVGTVRSLTVGTKQVLVFLGRTHLYEGRGVEPVVHGVRVAAAAGCRTVILTNAAGGLRQGMSVGQPVLISDHLNLTGRSPLVGATFVDLTDLYSPRLRRLAKEIDPSLEEGVYAALPGPHYETPAEIRMLRTLGADLVGMSTALEAIAARARGTEVFGLSLVTNLAAGMAGKPLAHDEVIEAGKASATRMGNLLGELIRQA; translated from the coding sequence ATGACGACCGACCCCTCCAGCCCTGAGTTCCTCGCTGCCTCCGCGGCGACCGCGCTCGGCGAGGCGACCGGAGTACGCCAGTACGACGTTGCGCTCGTCCTCGGATCGGGTTGGGCCCCGGCCGCCGACCAGATCGGTGAGGCGAACGCCGAGATCCCGCTCGACCACCTCACCGGGTTCACCCCGCCGTCGGCCGTGGGCCACGTCGGTACGGTCCGCTCGCTGACCGTCGGCACCAAGCAGGTCCTGGTGTTCCTCGGGCGCACCCACCTGTACGAGGGCCGCGGTGTGGAACCGGTCGTCCACGGAGTGCGGGTCGCCGCCGCCGCGGGCTGCCGGACGGTCATCCTGACCAACGCCGCGGGCGGCCTGCGGCAGGGGATGTCGGTCGGCCAGCCGGTACTGATCAGCGACCACCTCAACCTCACCGGCCGCTCGCCGCTCGTCGGCGCGACGTTCGTCGACCTCACCGATCTGTACTCGCCCCGGCTGCGGCGCCTGGCCAAGGAGATCGACCCCTCGCTCGAGGAGGGCGTGTACGCGGCGCTGCCCGGGCCGCACTACGAGACGCCGGCCGAGATCCGGATGCTCCGGACGCTCGGCGCCGACCTGGTCGGGATGTCGACGGCGCTGGAGGCCATCGCGGCCCGTGCGCGGGGCACCGAGGTGTTCGGGCTGTCGCTGGTCACCAACCTGGCGGCCGGAATGGCCGGCAAGCCGCTCGCGCACGACGAGGTGATCGAGGCCGGCAAGGCGTCCGCCACCCGAATGGGCAACCTCCTGGGAGAACTAATTCGCCAGGCCTGA
- a CDS encoding pentapeptide repeat-containing protein, which produces MPSGAGRTTAAGWTAAAPWSSPAHRSWAHHRTGCRTSWLRSRAAALEFPVVPAGAASASGPARGRTPTSGAVQAAADRARAARAARLRAARLRAARLRAARLRAARLRAARLRAARLRAARLRAARLRAARLRAARLRAARLRAARLRAARLRAARLRAARLRAARLRAARLRAARLRAARLRAARLRAARLRAARLRAARLRAARLRAARLRAARLRAARLRAARLRAARLRAGRARAGRARAGPEAAAGRAWAAAPDRRADQEPRRCRARWRDRRPAPAHRCAARHRAPACRSAPRCPSHRTSAWRPTDRRAATAHRPW; this is translated from the coding sequence ATGCCGAGCGGCGCGGGGAGGACGACGGCGGCGGGGTGGACGGCAGCGGCGCCGTGGAGTTCCCCGGCTCACCGTAGTTGGGCGCACCACCGTACGGGGTGCCGTACGTCGTGGCTCCGTAGCCGGGCGGCGGCCCTTGAGTTCCCGGTGGTCCCTGCGGGGGCGGCGTCGGCGTCAGGCCCGGCACGCGGGCGTACCCCGACATCGGGTGCTGTCCAGGCGGCTGCTGACCGGGCGCGTGCTGCCCGTGCTGCCCGCCTCCGTGCTGCCCGCCTCCGTGCTGCCCGCCTCCGTGCTGCCCGCCTCCGTGCTGCCCGCCTCCGTGCTGCCCGCCTCCGTGCTGCCCGCCTCCGTGCTGCCCGCCTCCGTGCTGCCCGCCTCCGTGCTGCCCGCCTCCGTGCTGCCCGCCTCCGTGCTGCCCGCCTCCGTGCTGCCCGCCTCCGTGCTGCCCGCCTCCGTGCTGCCCGCCTCCGTGCTGCCCGCCTCCGTGCTGCCCGCCTCCGTGCTGCCCGCCTCCGTGCTGCCCGCCTCCGTGCTGCCCGCCTCCGTGCTGCCCGCCTCCGTGCTGCCCGCCTCCGTGCTGCCCGCCTCCGTGCTGCCCGCCTCCGTGCTGCCCGCCTCCGTGCTGCCCGCCTCCGTGCTGCCCGCCTCCGTGCTGCCCGCCTCCGTGCTGCCCGCCTCCGTGCTGCCCGCCTCCGTGCTGGCCGGGCCCGTGCTGGCCGGGCCCGTGCTGGCCCGGAGGCGGCTGCTGGCCGGGCATGGGCTGCGGCCCCGGACCGACGTGCTGACCAGGAACCGAGACGCTGCCGCGCACGGTGGCGCGACCGCCGGCCCGCGCCGGCCCACCGCTGTGCGGCGCGACACCGGGCTCCGGCTTGTCGGTCGGCCCCGCGTTGCCCATCCCACCGGACGTCGGCCTGGCGTCCGACTGATCGGCGGGCAGCGACGGCACACCGTCCGTGGTGA
- a CDS encoding glutamate--cysteine ligase — MRIPFNRSEGASLGIEWELELVDLASGELTPLASEILEQIRPAGQPSHPRAKHELFENTIEVITGVCRTVEEAMEDLRVTVGEVSAAAAERDAGLICSGSHPFSDWALQKVSPDPRYALLLDRMQLPARQLLTFGVHVHVGVRAAEKVIPIVNALTQYVPHFLALSASSPFWAGADTGLASVRTKIFEQLPTAGLPHQLANWKQFEAYMDLLIRTKAISSIREVWWDIRPHPDFGTVEVRICDGLPTLDEVGAVGALAQCLVERLDREYDRGYTLPVPRGWVVRENKWRAARHGIDAEVIVDDRGTVVPVADAITDLVEDLMPTARRLGCSEQLSGIERILAAGPSYARQRAVADAHEGDLRAVVHSLLAEARDGLPR; from the coding sequence ATGCGGATCCCGTTCAACCGCTCCGAGGGTGCGAGCCTCGGTATCGAGTGGGAGCTCGAACTCGTCGATCTGGCGAGCGGCGAGCTGACCCCGCTCGCCTCGGAGATCCTCGAACAGATCCGTCCGGCCGGGCAGCCGAGCCATCCGCGGGCCAAGCACGAGCTGTTCGAGAACACGATCGAGGTCATCACCGGCGTCTGCCGCACGGTGGAGGAGGCGATGGAGGACCTGCGTGTCACGGTCGGTGAGGTCTCCGCCGCGGCGGCCGAGCGCGACGCCGGCCTGATCTGCTCCGGGAGCCATCCGTTCAGCGACTGGGCGCTGCAGAAGGTGAGCCCCGATCCGCGCTACGCCCTACTTCTCGACCGAATGCAGCTCCCGGCCAGGCAGCTGCTCACGTTCGGCGTCCACGTGCACGTCGGAGTCCGGGCCGCGGAAAAAGTCATTCCGATCGTCAATGCGTTGACACAGTACGTGCCGCATTTCCTCGCGCTCTCGGCGTCGTCTCCGTTCTGGGCGGGCGCCGATACGGGCCTGGCCAGCGTCCGAACGAAGATTTTCGAGCAGTTGCCGACGGCGGGTCTGCCGCATCAGCTCGCGAACTGGAAGCAGTTCGAGGCGTACATGGATCTGCTGATTCGAACCAAGGCGATCAGTTCGATCCGGGAGGTCTGGTGGGACATCCGCCCGCATCCCGATTTCGGCACCGTCGAGGTGCGAATCTGTGACGGCCTACCGACGTTGGACGAGGTCGGAGCGGTCGGCGCGTTGGCGCAATGCCTGGTCGAGCGGCTCGACCGGGAGTATGACCGGGGATACACTCTTCCGGTGCCGCGCGGCTGGGTCGTTCGAGAGAACAAATGGCGCGCTGCCCGGCACGGTATCGATGCCGAGGTCATTGTTGACGACCGTGGCACGGTAGTTCCGGTAGCGGACGCCATAACTGATCTGGTCGAGGACCTCATGCCGACTGCACGGCGACTCGGTTGCTCTGAGCAACTGTCTGGAATAGAGCGCATTCTTGCCGCGGGCCCGTCCTATGCCCGCCAGCGCGCCGTGGCCGACGCCCACGAGGGTGATCTGCGCGCGGTGGTGCACAGCCTGCTCGCGGAGGCGCGAGACGGCCTACCCCGGTGA